The Stieleria maiorica genome includes the window AGAATCCGCCGGGCGAACGTCACTCGGACCGCCGCTCACACGCTACAATTCGGCTGCGCGTGATGCCCTCCCATCCACGCCTCATTCCCGAGGCTCGGCCTCTGGTCGGACGCGGTGTGTGTGGCCGGAGCCACACCTGCAGTGTGTTTCAAGGAGGAGCCTTGGAACGAGGCGACAACAACGATCCACTTTCTGGCGAAAGTAGCTACGTCTCATTTGACGCACATCGCTCTCGCCGCCTGCAACAATCCTTTTTAAGAATCCTAAATCACACTTCATGAAATACCTTGTTTGGGGACTTGTTGTCCTGCTGGTCATCTTACATCACGACTTATGGAACTGGGACAACGACCGGTTGGTGCTGGGGTTCCTGCCCGTCACCTTGGCGTACCACGCCGGCATCTCGGTTGCAGCAAGCATCGTCTGGTTCATGGCAACCAAGTTCGCTTGGCCGAATGACCTGGAAGAGATGACTGAATCGGCAACCACCGCCGAGGAAGCGGAGGCGTTGTCATGAGCCCCGGAGTCATCAAAGTTGTCATCATCGGAGTCTACTTGGCGGCGCTGGTCTGCTTAGGCTTGTTTTCGTCGCGGCTGTTTCGCGGTACGTCGAAAGACTATTTGCTTGCCAGCCATTCGATCGGCCCCTTTCTGTTGTTGATGTCGCTGTTCGGCACCACGATGACCGGATTCGCCTTGGTCGGATCGACCGGTGAAGCGTTCGCCGAAGGTGTGGGCGTCTACGCGATGCTTGCGTCATCTTCAGGGATCATCCACTCGCTTTGCTTTTTCCTGCTGGGGATCAAACTCTGGTCGTGGGGCAAACAATACGGTTACACGACGCAAATCGGGTTCTTCCGCGATCGATTGGGCAGCGACAAGATCGGCTTGCTGTTGTTCCCGATCCTGGTCTCACTGGTGATCCCGTACCTGCTGGTGGGAATCATCTCGGCCGGCAAAGCGATCGAAGGTGCGACACGCGGTGATTTTCCGATGTTGACTGAATCGGGCAGCATCCCACCCTGGCTGACCGAGTTGGTGATCTGTGTGGTCGTCCTGGTGTATGTATTCTTTGGTGGCATGCGTGGAACCGCATGGGCCAACGCCTTCCAGACCATCGTGTTCATGGTGCTGGGCGTCGTTGCGTTCTATTTGATCGCCACGGGATTGGCCGCCAAAGCGGTGGCCGACGGACGTGCGCACGAGACACGTGACGGCCAGCGAGTCGTTCGTACCGAACCGCCATCGGGGCTGATGGATTCCTTGCACATCGTGTCCCAAGAGATTCCCAAAGCGCGGCGGGTGCGCGCCGAAGTCGACTTGTCGGATCAAATCGAAACCGTCGAAGCCCCTGCTCAATTCCGTACGCGAGAACGGATGGACCCTTGGCTGTTTTTGACGTACATGCTGATTCCGTTTTCGGTCGGGATGTTTCCGCACCTGTTTCAACACTGGCTGACGGCGAAGAATGCCAATGCATTCAAGCTGCCCGTGGTCGCCCACCCGGTGTTCATTTTGATCGTCTGGATTCCCTGCGTTCTGATCGGGGTCTGGGCCACGACGGGGCTGATCAATATTCCGCCCCCGATCGCCAGTGACCCCAACAAGGTGCTCGGCTTCATGGTCAAATCGCTTTCGGGAGACGTCCTGGGAGGGTTCCTGTTGGCCGGGATCCTGGCCGCGATCATGTCCAGCCTGGACAGCCAGTTCCTTTGTATCGGGACGATGTTCACCAAAGACATCGTGGTGCATTACAGCCGCGAGAATCGATTCAGCGATCAGCAAATCGTCATGATCTCGCGCGGGTTCATCGTTGCCGTGG containing:
- a CDS encoding DUF3311 domain-containing protein, coding for MKYLVWGLVVLLVILHHDLWNWDNDRLVLGFLPVTLAYHAGISVAASIVWFMATKFAWPNDLEEMTESATTAEEAEALS
- a CDS encoding sodium:solute symporter family protein; amino-acid sequence: MSPGVIKVVIIGVYLAALVCLGLFSSRLFRGTSKDYLLASHSIGPFLLLMSLFGTTMTGFALVGSTGEAFAEGVGVYAMLASSSGIIHSLCFFLLGIKLWSWGKQYGYTTQIGFFRDRLGSDKIGLLLFPILVSLVIPYLLVGIISAGKAIEGATRGDFPMLTESGSIPPWLTELVICVVVLVYVFFGGMRGTAWANAFQTIVFMVLGVVAFYLIATGLAAKAVADGRAHETRDGQRVVRTEPPSGLMDSLHIVSQEIPKARRVRAEVDLSDQIETVEAPAQFRTRERMDPWLFLTYMLIPFSVGMFPHLFQHWLTAKNANAFKLPVVAHPVFILIVWIPCVLIGVWATTGLINIPPPIASDPNKVLGFMVKSLSGDVLGGFLLAGILAAIMSSLDSQFLCIGTMFTKDIVVHYSRENRFSDQQIVMISRGFIVAVVAATFLLSLTTIAQTRVFQLGIWCFSGFSSLFPLAFLAIYWRGLTKWGAYAGVLTAATVWFWLFAASQFGAIENWSVDLTLGETTIHTMPVATIFILSTLATVIVSLVTPKPDAERLRKFFPAK